A portion of the Rhodococcus pseudokoreensis genome contains these proteins:
- a CDS encoding LysR family transcriptional regulator, whose protein sequence is MRFEQLRYLEAALRTGSFRQAAKELDISQPTITNQVQRLEEDLGVVLVVRGAKGVRPTYAAERILPHVVAAVQAEHLMREEASAIGGLKLGTVRLGTVPAGSQTILPGVVKRLLSDFPNVRFEVEEGPSRMVSRGVLSGHFDVGLVTRLAGIDLIPAEQALLHHVDLISGRLVLAVPENHRLASKDGFEAADLEGEPLIFPAETSILRTAFEQLLDGIEARIVYATNNAEASQNMVRAGVGICMANTLLSSTVSGNGVALVPLPFEWAHARISAIVRNDEARTSAVQAFLGLLRESAKNF, encoded by the coding sequence ATGAGATTCGAGCAGTTGCGATATCTGGAAGCAGCGCTTCGGACCGGATCGTTCCGTCAAGCCGCCAAGGAACTCGACATCTCTCAGCCGACGATCACCAACCAGGTGCAGCGGCTCGAGGAGGACCTCGGTGTCGTGCTCGTGGTTCGGGGTGCCAAGGGAGTTCGGCCGACGTATGCGGCCGAACGGATCCTGCCGCACGTGGTCGCCGCCGTTCAGGCCGAACACCTGATGCGCGAGGAGGCCAGCGCCATCGGCGGCCTGAAACTCGGCACCGTCCGCCTGGGCACGGTGCCCGCGGGATCTCAGACGATCCTTCCCGGGGTGGTCAAGCGCCTGTTGAGCGACTTCCCCAATGTGCGTTTCGAGGTGGAGGAAGGTCCCTCGAGGATGGTGAGCCGCGGCGTCCTCAGCGGCCACTTCGACGTGGGTCTGGTGACGCGCCTGGCCGGAATCGATCTGATTCCGGCGGAGCAGGCCCTGCTGCACCACGTCGACCTGATCTCCGGCCGGCTGGTGCTGGCGGTCCCGGAGAATCATCGCCTCGCCAGCAAGGACGGCTTCGAGGCCGCCGACCTGGAGGGTGAGCCACTGATCTTCCCGGCGGAGACCAGCATCCTCCGTACCGCCTTCGAGCAGCTACTCGACGGAATCGAAGCCAGGATCGTCTACGCCACCAACAACGCCGAAGCGTCGCAGAACATGGTGCGCGCCGGCGTCGGGATCTGCATGGCGAACACACTTCTCAGCTCGACGGTGAGCGGCAACGGCGTCGCGCTCGTGCCCCTTCCCTTCGAGTGGGCGCATGCCCGCATCTCCGCGATCGTGAGGAATGACGAAGCGCGGACGTCTGCGGTGCAGGCATTCCTGGGTTTGTTGCGGGAATCTGCCAAGAACTTCTGA
- a CDS encoding acetate--CoA ligase family protein → MSVDTAQPCTRDAVAELISVARERESAMFTEAEGKSLLSAFGIDTPRGIEIAVGQSISDDLREPLVVKAISSTLVHKSDAGGVRVGVRRDEIDEVAARMGEQLAAAEHRLEGLLVEEMVPSGHEVIVGAVRAPGLGWTVMVGLGGVLVEVFEDVAFGLAPLANDQILDMLHELRGMKVLDGARGGEKADIPSLVTLISRLAGPNGLLQSLPDDVIEIDLNPVIVSGTRAVAVDARFVVGPVEDTGSAPGDRGDGRATDFTPLFHPRRVAVLGASGQRPNLANRFIRNILSGGFDGTIVPIHPTADSIEGLPTVRSLADLDQPIDYAFVALPATRVSEALSRGAGRVRFAQVISSGFGEVEEGKDLEETLVQTVRDAGIRLIGPNCLGTHASAGRLSFVPEAPLTPGTTAVVSQSGGLSVDILRVGSLRGIDFHSVVSIGNGADVTAAELVESALRNDEVRVIGLYLESLAAAREVLDVLTRAEMRKPVVLLAGGRTSEGSRAATSHTGALAGNHRLWPAIARQAGMTLVDSLEDFATALHALSTLDLTVKPNGRDAVLFGNGGGASVLGADALERQGLATPPLADSVVEELDGLGLPPGNGLRNPIDVPAGTLAVKNGAIAKDVLAVVLAGSEPAVLISHLNVGIIQRNLGETHGDVTGTVIDSIAGARDEAASNTHQLLVLKTDGSAETEALIKTYAHRARTRGIPVFPAFEDAALAARAVLEQGQRTYQASRDADGR, encoded by the coding sequence GTGTCAGTCGATACAGCACAGCCATGCACCCGGGACGCAGTCGCCGAACTCATTTCCGTTGCACGGGAACGAGAATCGGCGATGTTCACGGAGGCGGAAGGTAAATCCCTGCTCTCCGCTTTCGGGATCGACACCCCCCGGGGCATCGAAATTGCTGTCGGCCAGTCGATTTCCGACGACCTTCGCGAGCCGTTGGTCGTCAAGGCCATCTCGTCCACGCTCGTCCACAAGTCCGACGCCGGCGGCGTGCGGGTGGGGGTGCGCCGCGACGAGATCGACGAGGTCGCTGCACGTATGGGCGAGCAACTGGCCGCCGCCGAGCACCGCTTGGAGGGCCTGCTCGTCGAGGAAATGGTGCCGTCCGGTCACGAAGTGATCGTCGGGGCCGTTCGGGCCCCGGGGCTGGGCTGGACCGTCATGGTGGGCCTCGGTGGCGTCTTGGTCGAGGTCTTCGAGGATGTCGCGTTCGGTCTCGCACCGCTCGCGAACGACCAGATCCTCGACATGCTGCACGAACTGCGCGGCATGAAGGTGCTCGACGGAGCCCGCGGTGGCGAGAAGGCAGACATCCCGTCGCTGGTGACGCTGATCTCGCGACTCGCCGGACCGAACGGTCTGCTGCAGTCGCTGCCGGACGACGTGATCGAGATCGACCTGAACCCGGTCATCGTTTCCGGAACACGGGCAGTGGCCGTGGACGCACGTTTCGTCGTCGGTCCGGTGGAAGACACCGGATCCGCACCCGGGGACCGTGGTGACGGCCGGGCCACGGATTTCACCCCGCTGTTTCATCCGCGCAGGGTCGCCGTCCTCGGCGCCAGCGGTCAGCGGCCGAACCTCGCCAACCGGTTCATCCGGAACATTCTGAGCGGCGGCTTCGACGGCACCATCGTGCCGATCCACCCGACCGCGGACAGCATCGAAGGACTTCCCACGGTGCGGTCGCTGGCAGACCTCGATCAACCGATCGACTACGCGTTCGTGGCGCTGCCCGCGACCCGTGTCAGCGAGGCGCTGAGCCGAGGCGCCGGGCGAGTTCGGTTCGCCCAGGTGATCTCCAGCGGTTTCGGTGAGGTCGAGGAAGGAAAGGATCTCGAGGAGACCCTGGTCCAGACCGTCCGCGACGCGGGCATTCGGCTGATCGGCCCGAACTGCCTGGGCACGCACGCCTCGGCCGGTCGCCTCTCGTTCGTGCCCGAAGCACCTCTGACGCCCGGAACGACGGCTGTCGTCTCGCAGAGCGGCGGGCTGAGTGTCGACATCCTGCGCGTCGGATCGTTGCGCGGCATCGACTTTCACAGCGTGGTCAGCATCGGGAACGGCGCCGACGTCACCGCCGCCGAGCTCGTCGAATCCGCCCTGCGGAACGACGAGGTCCGGGTCATCGGCCTGTACCTCGAGTCGCTGGCCGCGGCACGTGAGGTGCTCGACGTGCTGACCCGGGCCGAAATGCGCAAGCCGGTAGTGCTTCTCGCCGGTGGCCGAACCAGTGAAGGCTCGCGGGCGGCGACCAGCCACACCGGTGCCCTCGCGGGAAATCACCGGCTGTGGCCTGCGATTGCACGGCAGGCCGGAATGACCCTCGTGGATTCGCTCGAGGACTTCGCGACGGCCCTGCACGCCCTGTCCACCCTCGACCTCACGGTCAAGCCGAACGGTCGCGATGCCGTTCTGTTCGGCAACGGCGGCGGCGCGAGTGTCCTCGGCGCCGACGCACTCGAGCGGCAGGGACTGGCGACACCGCCGCTCGCCGATTCGGTGGTCGAGGAACTGGACGGCCTGGGCCTACCGCCGGGCAACGGCCTGCGCAACCCGATCGACGTGCCCGCGGGGACGCTCGCCGTCAAGAACGGTGCGATCGCGAAGGACGTTCTCGCGGTGGTGCTAGCCGGCAGCGAACCGGCAGTGCTGATCTCCCACCTCAACGTGGGCATCATCCAGCGCAACCTCGGTGAAACCCACGGCGACGTGACCGGCACCGTCATCGACTCGATCGCCGGTGCCCGCGACGAGGCCGCGTCGAACACCCACCAGCTTCTCGTGCTCAAGACGGACGGCAGCGCAGAGACGGAGGCATTGATCAAGACGTACGCGCACCGCGCCCGTACCCGCGGAATCCCGGTCTTCCCGGCCTTCGAGGACGCGGCCCTCGCCGCACGGGCGGTTCTCGAGCAGGGACAGCGGACATACCAGGCGTCACGCGACGCAGACGGAAGGTAG